A region of the Conyzicola lurida genome:
GACCACGAGCTCGTCGACGATCTCCCTCGCCGTTATCCAGACGGATGCCGCGATCAACCCGGGTAACTCAGGTGGTGCGCTGCTCAACACCGACGGCGAGATCATCGGCATCAACGTCGCGATCGCCAGCGCGGGCGGCACCAGCGCCGCGTCGCAGTCGGGCAGCATCGGCGTCGGCTTCGCCATCCCGTCGAACCTGGCCGAGCGCGTCTCCAAGGAGATCATCGCCAACGGTTCCGCCACCCACGGCCTCCTCGGCGCCTCGATCGTCGACGTGACCGAGGACGACACCCAGACCGACAGCGCGACCGTCGGAGCGAGCATCCGTGAAATCTCGGCCGGTGGAGCCGCCGAAGCAGCCGGTCTGAAGGTCGGCGACATCGTCACCGGCATCGACGGCCTGCCCATCACCGGCAAGACGGACCTCACCGCCCAGGTGCGTGCCCTCGCCGGCGGCGCCAAGACGACCATCACCTACGTCCGCGACGGCAAGTCCGCGAACACCGATGTCACTCTGGGCACCCTGAGCTAGGCACGGCAGATCGCCACGAAAGGCACGGAGCGCATCGTCGCCCCGTGCCTTTCGGCGTTCCGCGACGTCGGCGTCTCAGGTGGCTCTGCCCCGGCTGATAGGCTCAACCGACCCACCCCAGCACGAGTATTGGATCACATGGCCGACACGGCAGACGCGATTTCCGGAGTGTCCTACGTGATGCCGGTTCTCAACGAGGCTCTCTACATCGAGAACGCCATTGAGACGGTTTTCAGTCAGGACTTCGGCGGCGAGAAGGAGCTCATCCTCGCTCTCGGCCCGTCGACGGATGGCACCGACGCGATCGTCGAGCGACTGGTCGCGGCCGACCCGCGCATCCGCACCGTGCACAACCCCGAGACCGACATCCCGGTGGGCCTCAACCTCGCCATCCGCGCCAGCTCGTACCCGATCATCGTGCGGGTCGACGCCCACTCCGAGCTCGAACCGGGATACACCCGCCGCGCGATCGAGACGCTCGCCCGCACCCAGGCCGCCAACGTCGGCGGCGTGATGCACGCGCGCGGCAAGACCCCGTTCCAGAGCGCCGCCGCCCGCGGCTACAACAGCCGCTTCGGCCTCGGCGGTGCCCGCTACCACTCCAGCGGCAGCGAGGGTCCGGCCGAGTCCGCCTACCTCGGCGTCTTCCGCCGCGAGGTGCTCGACGAGGTCGACTACTTCGACGAGACGCTGCGCCGCGGCGAGGACTGGGAACTCAACCTGCGCATCCGCGGGGCGGGACACACGGTCTGGTTCGATCCCGCGCTCAAGGTGACCTACTGGCCGCGCGAGAGCTGGTCCAAGCTCGCGCGCCAGTTCTGTGCGACCGGCATCTGGCGCGGCGAGCTCGTGCGCCGCTACAAGGGCCGCAACCCGTGGCGCTTCTTCGTGCCGCCGGTGCTCGTGCTGACCGTGCTCGCCACCCTCGTGGTGCTCGTTCTGCAGCTGACCGGTGTGCTCGACGGCTGGCTCAGCCTGGCGGCATCCCTTATCTACCTCGGCCCGCTCGCCTACATTCTGCTCGTCGCCTGGCTCGCCTTCGTCGCCGACCGGGGAGCCAGCCTGCTCGACCGCTGGTTCTTCCTCGTCGTGCTGCCGACGATGCACCTCAGCTGGGGCGTCGGCTTCATCCTCGGCCTCGTGCGCGGCGCGCGCGACTCCGTCGACACCTCGCGCACCGAGATCTAGCTAGCACCGAGATCTAGCTAGCACCGCGATCGGGCTAGTACCGGGATCTCGCTAGCCGACCGCCCCGCGCTTCAGCAGCCGGGCCACGACGCGCGCGGCCGAGCCGCCGTCGTCGCGCGGGTTGAACCGTTCGCGCCACGCGGCGTACTTCTCCGCATAGAGGCCGGATGACGCGTCCCGGTCCCGCACGAGACCGACGAGTTCCGCGGCGTCCTGCACCACCGGTCCCGGAGCGGCC
Encoded here:
- a CDS encoding glycosyltransferase family 2 protein; translated protein: MADTADAISGVSYVMPVLNEALYIENAIETVFSQDFGGEKELILALGPSTDGTDAIVERLVAADPRIRTVHNPETDIPVGLNLAIRASSYPIIVRVDAHSELEPGYTRRAIETLARTQAANVGGVMHARGKTPFQSAAARGYNSRFGLGGARYHSSGSEGPAESAYLGVFRREVLDEVDYFDETLRRGEDWELNLRIRGAGHTVWFDPALKVTYWPRESWSKLARQFCATGIWRGELVRRYKGRNPWRFFVPPVLVLTVLATLVVLVLQLTGVLDGWLSLAASLIYLGPLAYILLVAWLAFVADRGASLLDRWFFLVVLPTMHLSWGVGFILGLVRGARDSVDTSRTEI